The Pseudomonas putida nucleotide sequence TCGACCACCATCATCGTCAAGGCGCTGAACGACCTGAAGATGAAGAACGAGCGTTTCGCCCAGCTGATTTTCGGTGTGCTGATCGTCGAGGACATCCTAGGCATCGGCATCATCGCCTTGCTGTCGGGCATCGCCGTCAGTGGCTCGGTCAGCTCCGGTGAAGTGTTCTCCACAGTCGGCAAGCTGTCGCTGTTCATGATCGTCGCGCTGGTGATCGGCATCCTGCTGGTGCCGCGGCTTCTGGCCTACGTGGCGAAATTCGAAAGCAACGAGATGTTGCTGATCACCGTGCTGGGCCTGTGTTTCGGTTTCTGCCTGTTGGTGGTCAAGCTGGAATACAGCATGGTGCTGGGGGCCTTCCTGATCGGTGCGATCATGGCCGAGTCGCGCCAACTGCTGAAGATCGAACGCCTGATCGAGCCCGTGCGCGACCTGTTCAGCGCGATTTTCTTCGTCGCCATCGGCCTGATGATCGACCCGCAGGTGCTGGTCGACTACGCCTGGCCGATCGTGGTCATCACCCTGGCGGTAGTGCTGGGCAAGATGCTGTCGTGCGGCATGGGCGCTTTCATTGCCGGTAACGACGGGCGCACCTCGCTACGGGTGGGCATGGGCCTTTCGCAGATTGGCGAATTCTCCTTCATCATTGCGGCCCTGGGGATGACCCTGCAAGTTACCAGCGACTTCCTTTACCCGGTGGCGGTGGCGGTTTCGGCCATTACCACGCTGCTGACGCCTTACCTGATCCGCGCCGCCGACCCGCTGTCGTTGAAGCTCGGCAATGTCGTGCCACGGCGCCTGGCGCGGGTGCTGTCACTATATGGGGAATGGTTGCGTAACATTCAGCCGCAAGGTGAAAGCGCCATGCTGGCGGCGATGATCCGGCGCATCCTGCTGCAGGTGGGTGTAAACCTGGCATTGGTGATCGCGATCTTCTTCAGCGGCGGTTACTTCGCCGGGCGCATCGGCACTTGGCTCAATGAGTGGGTGACGGATATCAGCCAGCAGAAGGCGCTGATCTGGGGCGCGGCGCTACTGTTGTCGCTGCCGTTTTTGATTGCTGCCTATCGCAAGCTCAAGGCATTGTCGATGCTATTGGCAGAGATGGGGGTGAAGCCGGAAATTGCCGGGCGGCATACCCAGCGCGTGCGACGCGTGGTTGCCGAGGTGATCCCGCTGCTGTCGCTACTGGTGATCTTCCTGCTGCTGTCGGCATTGTCGGCGAGCATTCTGCCGACCAGCGAGCTGTTGCTGGTGATCGCAGTGGTAGCGGCGGTGGTGGTGGCGTTGCTGTGGCGCTGGTTCATCCGCGTACATTCGCGGATGCAGATCGCCTTGTTGGAGACGCTGGAGAACAACCGCGATCACTCGCACTGAAGGATACGCTCCCTGCGCAAGATTTCACCGTCGTCCGAGGGGATGGAGCGGTAGCGATGTCGCCAGGCGCAGAAAGCCTGGCGATTTTAACTGCATTAATGGCGCTAAGCCATTATTTCCCTGTGTGTCAGCTTTCCAGCCACACGTCCCGCGCCCAGTGCCACACCGATTCCCAATTGTCCTCGGCAGTAGCTTCATCTTCTGCAACCCACAGCACCACGGTGCCGTCTTCTTCGACGCAGTAGTAGTCGTCGCCGTCCTGACACAGTGGAATCAAGTCGCGTGGCACGCCGGCATCCCAGGCATTGGCCGCGACATCGGGCAGGTAGGTGTGCGATTGCGGATCAGTGACGGTTACAGGCTCGAGCGAACCGTACACGACATCGCTGACGGTCAGCAGAAACTCTTTGAACACGAACGGAATGTTGATGAACAGCTCTTCCTCGATCTCTACCAGCTGGTCTTCGTCGGGAAGCTCCAAGGGCACCGGCACGGGTTCATTGGCTTCACGGAGTTGTTCGATCACTTCTTCCACGGCTTACATCCTCTGACCTTGATGACAACGCTGCGCGTTATACCCTAGTAGCCTGCTCTGGCAAAAGCAAAAACCCCGGGACAGGCCCGGGGTTTTTTGTGCAACGTGCGTCGGTTAACCGTTTTGACGGATACCGGCAACCAGCCAAGGCTGGTTGTCGCCCTGGGCGCGAACCATGTGCCAGCTTTCGCTGAAGGCCTCACCCTGGTCGAAGCGCGAGGTCTTCGACACACCACGGAAGGTCAGGGTGGCGTCGGTGCGGTCGGCGCGATCGTCGACACCGTCCAGCTGCACATCGAGGTCATCGATGTAGGTGGACTGGAAGCCATCACCCAGGTCGGCACGCTCGCGCTTGAGGAACTCGAGCATCTGCGGGGTGACGAACTCGGCGATCTTGTCCATTTCGTTGGCATCCCAGTGCTGCTGCAGCGACTGGAAGTGGCTGCGGGCTGCGGCCAGGAAGCTCTGCTCGTTGAACCAGGCCGGTGCGTTGATCACCGGAGCGGCTGCGGCAGCAGGAGCGGCCGAACCACCGAAGATCGACGGCTGGGCATGCTGCTGGCCATGGGCTTCACGCTGGAACGGCGCGTGGCCCGGAGCGGCCATTTGCGGCTGCTGCTGGCGACGTCGCGCGGCAATGAAGCGGAACACCAGGAAGGCGATCAGCGCCACGATCAGGAAGTCCATGATCTGGAAGCCTTCGAATCCGTCGCCCATGAACATGGACGCCAGCAGGCCACCGGCGGCGAGGCCGGCCAGTGGGCCCAGCCAGCGCGAAGCACCGCTGGCGGCGGCCGGAGCGCGACCTGGAGCGGTCGGCGCGGCGGCAGGCGTGGTTGGCGTAGCCTGGCGGGTCTGGTGGATAGGCGCGGCGCCCGAGCTCTTGCCGCCGCCGAAACGCTTGGCGTTGGCGTCCAGGCTCAGCGTCAGGCCGACGCAGAGCGCCAGTGCGATGCTAAGAAAACGTTGCATAAGTGGGATTTCCCCTGTTGTGGATTGCACGCGCGTCATGGTGCACAGGTTCCTGTGCACATGGCCAGCGACAAGATGTTTCCAGCTTTTGCCTGAATGTTTCGAGGCTTTTAGATAGCCTCGAGCTTGGCGTACCCCAGCATGAGCCATTTGCTGCCTTCGGCGAAGTTTACTTGCACCCGCGCCTGGGCACCGGAGCCCTCGAAGTTGAGGATCACCCCTTCACCAAACACGGCGTGCTGCACGCGCTGGCCAAGGTTGAAGGCGGTCTGCGGAATATTGGCATTGGCGAACAGGTTGCTGCTCGTGCTCGTCGAACCGCCAAACGGTCGGCTGACACTGTTGGAAAGGCGTACCTCCTGAACCAGGCCGCTCGGAATCTCGCGTACGAATCGAGACACCTTGTTGTAGGTCTCGCTGCCATAGAGGCGGCGAGTCTCGGCGTAGGTCATGATCAGCTGGCGCATGGCACGGGTAATGCCCACGTAGGCCAGGCGGCGTTCCTCTTCCAGGCGGCCGGGTTCTTCCAGGCTCATCTTGTGCGGGAACAGGCCTTCTTCCATGCCGACCAGGAACACGTAGGGGAATTCCAGGCCCTTGGCACTGTGCAAGGTCATCAGCTGAATGCTGTCTTCGTGCTCCTCTGCCTGGGTATCGCCAGCCTCCAGCGAGGCATGGCCAAGGAAGGCCGACAGCGGCGACAGGTCGGCGTCGTCTTCGCTGGTTTCGAAGTTGCGCGCGGCGCTTACCAGTTCCTCAAGGTTTTCTACCCGTGCCTGGCCCTTTTCACCCTTCTCTTCCTGGTGATAGATGATCAGGCCGGACTGCTCGATGGCGGTCTGGGTCATGGTATGCAACGGCATGTCCGCGACCTTGCTGGCCAGGCCCTCGATCAACTCGATGAAGGCACCGAGGGCAGAGGCAGCGCGGCCTTTCAGCGCCTTGGCGGCCAACAGCTGGCACATGGCTTCCCACATCGACAGCTGGCTGTGGCGGGCATGTTCGCGAATGGCTTCGACGGTCTTCTCGCCGATTCCACGAGGTGGCACGTTGATCACCCGTTCCAGCGCCGCATCGTTGCCGCGGCCTTCGATCAGCCGCAGGTAGGCCATGGCATTCTTGATTTCGGCGCGTTCGAAGAAGCGCTGGCCACCGTAGATGCGATAGGGGATGCGTTCGCGCAGCAGGGCTTCTTCCAGCACCCGCGACTGGGCGTTGGAGCGATACAGGATGGCGATATCGCTGCGCGCGTTGCCTTGCTTGATCAAGCTTTCGATGGTCTCGACCACATAGCGCGCTTCATCGTGTTCGTTGTAGGCGGCGTACAGCGTCAGCGGCTCGCCTTCACCCATGTCAGTCCACAGTTCCTTGCCCAAGCGCCCGCTGTTGTTGGCGATCAGCGCGTTCGCGGCCTTGAGGATGCCGCCGGTGGAGCGGTAGTTCTGCTCCAGGCGGATCATCTCGGCGTCGGGGAAGTCGGCTGTGTACTGGTGAATGTTCTCGATCTTGGCGCCGCGCCAACCATAGATGGACTGGTCGTCGTCGCCCACCGCCATCAGGCTGCCACCGTTTTTGCCGGCCAGCAGGCGCAGCCAGGCGTATTGCACGGCGTTGGTATCCTGGAACTCGTCCACCAGAAGGTGGCGGAAGCGCCGCTGGTAGTGTTCCAGCAGGCCAGGGTGGTCGCGCCACAGGTCGAGGGCGCGCAGCAGCAATTCGGAGAAGTCGATGACCCCGGCGCGCTCGCAGGCCTGTTCGTAGGCACTGTAGACATCGCGCATGGTCTGCAGGAACAGGTCGCCGCTGGCCTGGATATGTTGCGGTCGCAGGCCCTCGTCCTTTTGCCCGTTGATGAACCACTGGGCCTGGCGCGCCGGCCATTTCTGCTCGTCCAGGCCGAGTTCGCGCATGACGCGCTTGATCAGCCGCTGCTGGTCATCGCTGTCGAGGATCTGGAAGTTCTGCACCAGGCGTGCTTCCTGCCAGTGCGCCCGCAACAGGCGGTGCGCCAGGCCGTGGAAGGTGCCTACCCACATGCCCGCCGGATTGATACCCAGCAGTTGCTCGATCCGCTGGCGCATCTCGGCGGCCGCCTTGTTGGTGAAGGTCACCGACAGGATCGAGTGCGGCGAGGCCTGCTCGACCTGGATCAGCCAGGCGATGCGGTGCACCAGCACGCGGGTTTTACCGGAACCGGCGCCAGCAAGCACCAGCTGACGCCCAAGCGTGGCCGCGACGGCCTGGCGTTGGGCATCGTTGAGGGAGTTCAGCAGGAGGGAAAGGTCATCTGTGCGCATTGAGCCATTCTATGGCGATGCGGGAAATGGGGCAAATATCTACTGTATGAATATTCACCCCATTGCTGCGATCTGCGTTGGCCGAGTGAACCAGATCGCCCGTCACGACGAGTGGTTCACGCCGGGGGGTTACTGATTAGTCTTGATGGTATCGATGTTCACAAGCTTGGTCTCGTTGGCGGAAACAATCCTCAAGGTTGGCCACTTGCAAGTCCCTTTTTGTTCGTAGACCACGGTCTTCTTCGTTTCAACTTGCAATGTGATTTCGCCAGTGTCACGAGTTTGCAGGTGAAGTTCTGCCCACCCTCCTTTATTGCGCACCACAGGCTCAACCAGCTCCAGCTCAATGGCTGGGCTACTGACAGTGACAGTGCATTCAACTCGGAACACTTCTTCAAGGTTGGTGATTTCGTTGACTGCAGAAACTTCTTCAATGGTTACGGTCATGGTTCTTTCCTTCAGTGAGTAGTTGCGCTGATGCGCATGGCTACTTTCTGTTCACGGATGAACCGCCGGAATCGGGTAGCTTTTCAGCTATGCCATTGCCTGCCGTGTCGCGCCAGCAGGCCCAGCGCCTGTTCCGGCCCATTGGTGCCTGCGGAGTAGGGGCGTGGAGCCTGGAAATGCTCTTCCCATCCTCCGATGATAGGGTCGATCCAGGCCCAGGCGGCCTCGACTTCGTCGCGGCGCATGAATAGCGTCGAATCGCCTTCCAGCACGTCCAGCAACAGGCGTTCGTAGGCCTCCCAGCGGCGGGTCTGGCCAAATACCTGGGCAAGGTTGAGGTCCAGGTCGACGGGCTCCAGGCGCATGCCCTTGCCGGGACTCTTGGTCATCATCCGCAGGCTGATGCGCTCTTCTGGCTGCAGTTGGATCAGCAGCTGGTTGACCTGGCCGCCGCTGAACAGCTCGTGGGGCACCGGTTTGAACTGGATGACGATTTGCGACGAGCGCCGGGCCATGCGCTTGCCGGTCCGCAGGTAGAAGGGCACGCCGGCCCAGCGCCAGTTGTCGATGTGAGCGTGCACAGCGACGAAGGTTTCAGTGTCGGTGTCGTTGTCGACGTCCTTCTCGAAGTAGTAGGCCGGCACTTCCTGGCCGCCGATGTGGCCGGCACCGTACTGGCCACGCACGGTCTTGTCCTGCACGTCCTGGCCGGTAATGGGCTTGAGGGCACGCAGGATCTTCACTTTCTCGTCGCGTACGGCTTCGGCCTCGAACTGCGCAGGCGGCTCCATGGCCACCAGGCACAGCAGCTGCAGCAGGTGATTCTGCAGCATGTCGCGGGTCGCCCCGGCGCGGTCGTAGTAACCGCCGCGGTTTTCCACGCCGAGGGTTTCGCAGACGCTGATCTGTACATGGTCGACCTGGCCGTTGCGCCACACGGGTTCCAGCAGGGCATTGGCGAAGCGCAGGGCCATCAGGTTCTGCACGGTTTCCTTGCCGAGGTAGTGGTCGATGCGAAACACCTGCGATTCGTCGAATACCGCGCCGATCGCTTCGTTGATGGCGGTGGCAGATGCCAGCGAGTGGCCGATCGGCTTCTCCAGCACGATGCGCGCTTCGCTGTCGGCAAGCCCGGCAATCCGCAAATGGTTGGCGATCGGGACGAAGAGGTTGGGCGCAGTGGCCAGGTAGTAGATGCGGGTCAGCCCTCCAGGCTCGCCGAGGTAGCGCGCCAGGCGGCCGAAATCGGCGCTTTGCGCGGCATCCATGGGGAAGTAGTCGAGGCGTGCGGAAAAGCGTTGCCACACATCTTCATCGAAATCGTGGCGGGCGATCTGCGCCCGGCAATGGCGTTCGGCGAGCTTGAGGTATTCGTCACGGCTTATGTGGCGGCGGGCGAGGGCAATGATGCGCACCGCGTTGTTCAGGCGTGCCTCGCGATACAGGTGATAG carries:
- a CDS encoding SMI1/KNR4 family protein — translated: MEEVIEQLREANEPVPVPLELPDEDQLVEIEEELFINIPFVFKEFLLTVSDVVYGSLEPVTVTDPQSHTYLPDVAANAWDAGVPRDLIPLCQDGDDYYCVEEDGTVVLWVAEDEATAEDNWESVWHWARDVWLES
- the zwf gene encoding glucose-6-phosphate dehydrogenase, which encodes MTIPCDILVFGGTGDLALHKLLPALYHLYREARLNNAVRIIALARRHISRDEYLKLAERHCRAQIARHDFDEDVWQRFSARLDYFPMDAAQSADFGRLARYLGEPGGLTRIYYLATAPNLFVPIANHLRIAGLADSEARIVLEKPIGHSLASATAINEAIGAVFDESQVFRIDHYLGKETVQNLMALRFANALLEPVWRNGQVDHVQISVCETLGVENRGGYYDRAGATRDMLQNHLLQLLCLVAMEPPAQFEAEAVRDEKVKILRALKPITGQDVQDKTVRGQYGAGHIGGQEVPAYYFEKDVDNDTDTETFVAVHAHIDNWRWAGVPFYLRTGKRMARRSSQIVIQFKPVPHELFSGGQVNQLLIQLQPEERISLRMMTKSPGKGMRLEPVDLDLNLAQVFGQTRRWEAYERLLLDVLEGDSTLFMRRDEVEAAWAWIDPIIGGWEEHFQAPRPYSAGTNGPEQALGLLARHGRQWHS
- a CDS encoding Tim44 domain-containing protein; the protein is MQRFLSIALALCVGLTLSLDANAKRFGGGKSSGAAPIHQTRQATPTTPAAAPTAPGRAPAAASGASRWLGPLAGLAAGGLLASMFMGDGFEGFQIMDFLIVALIAFLVFRFIAARRRQQQPQMAAPGHAPFQREAHGQQHAQPSIFGGSAAPAAAAAPVINAPAWFNEQSFLAAARSHFQSLQQHWDANEMDKIAEFVTPQMLEFLKRERADLGDGFQSTYIDDLDVQLDGVDDRADRTDATLTFRGVSKTSRFDQGEAFSESWHMVRAQGDNQPWLVAGIRQNG
- a CDS encoding cation:proton antiporter, coding for MHAISFIQDLAVIMLVAGVVTILFHRLKQPVVLGYIVAGFIIGPHTPPFGLIHDEDTIKTLAELGVIFLMFCLGLEFSLRKLFKVGATAFIAAFLEIVLMIWIGFEIGRWFGWNTMDSLFLGAILAISSTTIIVKALNDLKMKNERFAQLIFGVLIVEDILGIGIIALLSGIAVSGSVSSGEVFSTVGKLSLFMIVALVIGILLVPRLLAYVAKFESNEMLLITVLGLCFGFCLLVVKLEYSMVLGAFLIGAIMAESRQLLKIERLIEPVRDLFSAIFFVAIGLMIDPQVLVDYAWPIVVITLAVVLGKMLSCGMGAFIAGNDGRTSLRVGMGLSQIGEFSFIIAALGMTLQVTSDFLYPVAVAVSAITTLLTPYLIRAADPLSLKLGNVVPRRLARVLSLYGEWLRNIQPQGESAMLAAMIRRILLQVGVNLALVIAIFFSGGYFAGRIGTWLNEWVTDISQQKALIWGAALLLSLPFLIAAYRKLKALSMLLAEMGVKPEIAGRHTQRVRRVVAEVIPLLSLLVIFLLLSALSASILPTSELLLVIAVVAAVVVALLWRWFIRVHSRMQIALLETLENNRDHSH
- the uvrD gene encoding DNA helicase II — protein: MRTDDLSLLLNSLNDAQRQAVAATLGRQLVLAGAGSGKTRVLVHRIAWLIQVEQASPHSILSVTFTNKAAAEMRQRIEQLLGINPAGMWVGTFHGLAHRLLRAHWQEARLVQNFQILDSDDQQRLIKRVMRELGLDEQKWPARQAQWFINGQKDEGLRPQHIQASGDLFLQTMRDVYSAYEQACERAGVIDFSELLLRALDLWRDHPGLLEHYQRRFRHLLVDEFQDTNAVQYAWLRLLAGKNGGSLMAVGDDDQSIYGWRGAKIENIHQYTADFPDAEMIRLEQNYRSTGGILKAANALIANNSGRLGKELWTDMGEGEPLTLYAAYNEHDEARYVVETIESLIKQGNARSDIAILYRSNAQSRVLEEALLRERIPYRIYGGQRFFERAEIKNAMAYLRLIEGRGNDAALERVINVPPRGIGEKTVEAIREHARHSQLSMWEAMCQLLAAKALKGRAASALGAFIELIEGLASKVADMPLHTMTQTAIEQSGLIIYHQEEKGEKGQARVENLEELVSAARNFETSEDDADLSPLSAFLGHASLEAGDTQAEEHEDSIQLMTLHSAKGLEFPYVFLVGMEEGLFPHKMSLEEPGRLEEERRLAYVGITRAMRQLIMTYAETRRLYGSETYNKVSRFVREIPSGLVQEVRLSNSVSRPFGGSTSTSSNLFANANIPQTAFNLGQRVQHAVFGEGVILNFEGSGAQARVQVNFAEGSKWLMLGYAKLEAI